AGTAATAGTAGGACTCGGCTGGGATACGAATAAATATGATGGTGGCTTGGATTTCGACCTCGATGCCAGTGTGTTTTTATTAGATGCAAATGGCAAGTGTGCATCTGATAAAGATTTTATTTTCTACAACCAGCTTGAAGGCGGCGATGGCTCAGTCCTGCATACAGGTGATAACAGAACAGGTGAGGGCGATGGCGATGACGAGCAGGTTAAAGTTAACCTTAGTGCTGTTCCTGCCTCCATTGAGAAGATTTCTTTTGTCATTACGATCCATGATGGGGAAGGCCGCGGTCAAAACTTTGGTCAGGTCTCAAATGCATTTGTAAGAATCATTAATGAAGAAACAAATGAAGAATTAATCCGTTATGATTTAGGAGAAGATTTCTCCATTGAAACTGCCATTGTTGTAGGAGAATTATACCGTCATAATGGCGAATGGAAATTTTCTGCCGTGGGTTCAGGCTATCAGGGAGGACTTGCCCGTATTGCGACAGACTTCGGTTTGCAGGTAGGTTAACTTCCATTATTCCAGGCAGAGCAGCAGCTTTTCCCTGGCTTTCTCTTTAGGGTGTATTCCCCTCATATTGATGACCTGCCTAAAAAAAGGACCTGTGTTATGAAGGAGTGATGATCTTGGGTATACAATTATCAAAAGGTCAAAGAATTGATCTGACTAAAACAAATCCTGGCCTGACTAGAGCCATTATCGGGCTGGGCTGGGACACGAACAAATATAGCGGCGGTCATGATTTTGACCTTGACGCATCTGCATTTCTTGCAGATGAAACCAGTAAATGTGTAAATGACCATGATTTTATTTTCTATAATAATCTGCAGCATCCAAGCGGAGCAGTTATACATACAGGAGACAATCGTACAGGTGAAGGAGACGGAGACGATGAGCAGCTTGTTGTCGACTTTACCAAAATACCTTCACATGTTCATCGTATTGGCATAACTGTAACTATTCATGATGCAGAATTAAGGCAGCAAAATTTCGGCCAGGTTTCCAATGCATTCGTAAGATTAGTGGATGAATCCAATAATCAGGAGCTGCTGCGTTTTGATCTAGGAGAAGATTTTTCAATTGAAACAGCAGTCGTTTTCTGTGAATTATACCGCCACGGGAATGACTGGAAGTTCAATGCCATTGGCAGCGGCTTCTCAGGCGGCTTGGCAGCTCTTTGCCGCAACTATGGACTGCAGGTTTAATTTTCCTTCATGGCACCCAAATGGTTTGGGTGCCTATTTTGTTTGTCAAGTGAGAACCCTCAGCCAATGCTGATGGTTATTAATCCCATACTTAAAAAATTGCGAATGGGCAAAATAGGTGTGAGAAAAACCTTGAGAGGAAGGGATGCAGTATGTCACTTGAATGGTTTGACAGGGTAAGCGGTGAGTTGCAGGACCATCTTGAATCGATTTGCAGTAAATATGATCAGATTGGCCATATGTCGATTGACCGGGGTGCCAAGCATCCCAGAATGGAGTTTTTTATTGAAACCAGTGATAATGACAGAGAGTATTTTTGCACTCTATTCTTTGATCCGCATAATGAAGAATTCTATGTAGAAGACTTTGATTTTGAGCTGGGACATACTTCTAAAACCATGCTTTTTGATATTGAAGACATAATCGATACAGTCCACGAAAGCCTTCACGATTATATGAATGGCGAGGATGAAGATCATTTTGCATTTGAAGATGATGAAGAAATATATGTTTCAGAAGAGGAAGATTTCGACATTGACGACGAATATGACCTTGATGGCGAAGATGATATCTTTGAAGAAGTAGATGTAGAGTGGGAAACTCCTGAAGTAACTGCCTTTTTCAAGGAAGACGAAGTGGAGGTATCCTATCAGTTTGGAGTGGTCCAGGAAACCGGTGATGGAGTCCTTCGCAGGGTTAACCGCATTTGGACAGATGACGAAGAAATGATCAAAGATGAAGATCACTTTATCTTCAGCAAAGAAGAGGCAAGCACAATCATTGCCATGATCGCCAGCCACATGGATTCCCTGAGCGGGCATGAGGCTGATTATCAGTAATTATTCATACCGAAATGAACAAGTGGCTATCAAGAATTCTTGAAGCCACTTGTTTTTGTCATCAGCAGAAAAAGAAAAAACTCGTTCACCCTTCAGCCAGCACCGAATCACTCCCCTAATAAAAATCTTTTAAAATTTTACAATTGACTGTATTTCTCTGTTGGTACTAATCAGGCTTGACTCCCCCATAAACTGATTAAAAGCAGGTGAAAAGAGGTGCATCATGGGGATTCATATCGTTCAGGCAGGCGATAGCCTTTGGGCCATTTCTCAAAAGTATAATGTTCCTACCCTGGATATAAGAACGGCTAATGGCCTTGAGAACGGACCTGGTATCATCCCTGGTTTAGCGCTGTACATTCCTGAAAGCGGACCAGTTATCAGGTCTTATCTGGTAAAGCCGGGAGATACATTATGGAGCATTTCCCAGCGTTTTCAAACTACAATTAATCTTATCCTGTCAGCAAACCCGGAAATAAGGCCGGAGGGTCTATATATCGGGCAGAAGTTAAATATTCCATCACCAAGCAGATTAGTCATGAAAACATTAGGGTTCATAGTCCCGTATTCTCCTGATACTTTTTTACCCGCTTTCAGGGAAACAGCAAAGAACTTAACCTACATCGCCATTTCTGCCTATTCTTTAACAAGGGAAGGTTACGCATATATTGAACTTGACGATTCAGCCATATTGGCAGAAAGCCGCCGGCTGGATGTCATTCCGCTGCTGATGATCAGAAATCTTGCACAAGGTGAATTTAATGCAGAACTGATTGGCGGGGTGCTTGAAAGTCCGGCAAATAGGAGGAACTTAATCTTAAGCCTGATGAATTTTGTCACTCAAAAAGGTTATGGAGGCATCAGCCTGGATTTTGAATTTATCCCGCCGCCAAGGCGCCAGGATTTCAATTCATTCATTAGAGAATTAAAAAATGCCTTAGGTCCAAAAGTGCTTCATGTCAATGTACATGCTAAGACAGAAGATCTCCCGGCAAACCGGATAATAGGGGCATATGATTATAAAGCAATTGGGGAGGGCGCCGATATTGTTGCAGTCATGACCATGGACTATGGTTATCCCACTGGTCCTCCTAATCCCGTCGCTCCACTATGGTGGGTTGAAGAAGTCATTCAATATTCGATCACCCAGATTGACCCGAAAAAACTGCAAATAGCTTTGCCGTTATATGGATATGACTGGAGAACTGCGGATAATCTAACCCGCTCATTTTCCATGCAAGCCATTCAGAATTTAGCACTAAGCAGAGGAGCAGTTATTCAATTCGATGCTTATGCAGCATCCCCATGGTTCCGATATTGGAACGGAGAAGAAGAACATGTAGTCTGGTTTGAAGATATCCGCAGCATTACTGAAAAATATAAATTAATTGACCAGTATAATCTTTTAGGGATGACATACTGGCAATTAAGCTTGCGATTTCCTCAGAACTGGGCATTTGCGGATAAAAATTTTACTATTCTATAGCCCTTTTTAAAGAAGCTCCTTCATTTCTTCTTCAAAATAAAACATTTTTGGTTTTTCTTTAATCGTATATGTGTATTTCTTCATTTTCGCCACATAACAGGTTTTGTTGATCGTAACTTTCTCTCCCGTGTCAATCAGAATAACAATATCATTATGCTCAAACTTATTTCTGCGCTTCACACTGATCCCTCTTTCTTTACACATATAAAGTGTTATTAACACATTATCTCATACTTTTGTGGAATTAACCCTATTGATGTTAATGGAATCATTCAGGTTCCATTATTTTTTTTGCATATCGCCAAGTAAATGATATATTAGTCTAATTGAATACCATAGTGAACAAAGGAAGATACAAAATGACATCAACACTTGGCTTTATAAGAGAGTGGCAAAAAGCCATCCAGGCTGAGATCTTACATTTAAAAAAATATGGGAGTTCCCGCTACTTAATAATAAATGGACGGCAGCTTTCAAAATCAGATGCATATACCTATTTTTTTGATACACTTTCTGCCATTAAAATTCCAACTGGATCGTCCATAAAAATCGAATGGGGAAGAAAGAGAGTGGAAGGAAGAGTCCTATCTGCGGAAGGAAATAATGTCATAGTGGCATTAGAAGAGGATATTGGAATCGAGCTATCGGAAGCATATTTGCTTCATGATCCCTGGGAGCTATTGGATCAGCTTTTTCAGCGCTTAGAGGACATAAAAGACAGTAAAAGAAAAAGAAATAGGATAAAAAAATTGATGAATCCTTCCATGCCACCAAAGCACCCTGCCGATAAGGTAAAGACTGGTGCCCATGAATTGATTTTGCGTTCTAAGTACAATCCAGCCACTTATGTCTGGGGACCGCCAGGCACAGGAAAAACCTATACACTGGCACGTGTGGCCGCTAACAAATACTTTAAAGGACAAAGTGTTCTCATTCTGGCCCACTCAAATCAGGCAATAGATGTCCTAATGGCAGAAATTTCATCCTTTGCATCATGCAAACGAAAAATTCCTGATGGAGATCTGCTTCGTTACGGGTCACAAGTCGGTCCAGCACTATTCGATCATCATTCATTAACAGCCGAATATCTTTTAAATAAGCAGCATACAAATCTCTCGGAGCAAAAAGCTGCTCTATTTGAGGAACGCCGCCTGCTTAAACAGGATTTATCCCGATCCTTCAGCAAGAGAGATTCCGACCATCTTATTGAAATAGAAAAGAAGCTATCTGGAGTACTTGAAAAGATCAGGCAAAAAGAAATAGAGTTTGTAAAAAATGCTTCTATTATTGGAACAACACTGGCAAAAGCCGCAAGTGATCCGTCAATTTACGAGAAAAATTTTGATTTAGTCATCATCGATGAAGCCAGCATGGCTTATGTTCCACAGGCTGCCTTTGCAGCTTCACTTGGCAAAAGAGTCATCATTTGCGGGGATTTCAAACAGCTTCCTCCTATTGCTGCATCAAGACATAAATTGTCCGAAAAATGGCTAAGGGAGGATATCTTTCATCACTCTGGCGTGTCAGACGCAGTTAAGGATGGACACTTGCATCCGCACCTTTTTCTATTAAAAGAGCAGCGCCGTATGCACCCGGACATTTCAGCATTTTCGAATAAACATATCTATCATTCTCTTGTTGGTGACCATCCGGATGTTTTGGCTGCAAGAGCTGATATCGCTGCCTGCACGCCTTTTCCCGCCAAAGCCTCGATCCTGCTCAATACAGCCGGATCAGGTGAATATGGCATGAAAGATGGCAGTTCGAATTCAAGAATCAATTTATGGGATCTTTTGCTGGGATTTCAGTTAATACATGAAGCTTATACAGGAGGAAGCAGGTCCATAGGTTATGTCACCCCGTATCGGGCACAGGCATTATTAATGGAACAGCTTCTGGGTGAGCTATACGAGCAGGAAAGGTCTGCAGCTGATATTATCGCTGCAACAGTTCACCGTTTTCAGGGAAGTGAACGGGATGTCATGATTTTTGACTCTGTAGATGCTCCGACCCATGAGAGAGCTGGAATGCTATTAATCGGGAAAGAAAGCGAAAGATTATTGAATGTTGCCATAACTAGAACCAAGGGGAAATTTATTCATATTTGCGATTTGGAATTTATACACAACAACGTATTTAAAAACAAAACGTGGCGGAAGCTGGCAGACCACCAGCTGCACAATGGACAGGCCATTCATCCTGATCAGATTGGCAGATGGATCAAAAATCAGCATCCACGCCTCCAATGGGTGCATGCAAGAAAGCTGGAAAAAGTGTTTGAGGATATTTCTAAAGCTAAAAAGGAGATTATTATTTCCCTGCCTGATGGCAAGGAACTGGGGAATGAGTGGGGTCAGGCACTTTCAGGGAGGCCTCCGCAAACGAAGCTTACCATGCTTGCCGAGCATTCTATCCCTTCCGCTGCTCCTGATGAAATATTGCCAAACGGCATTCCATTTCCCTGCGTCATAATTGACGGACATATTTTGTGGCTGGGCATGCCGGCAGAGAGCCATAATAGCGCACGGCCCCCATATGTAGCTGCAAGGCTTCAATCAACAGCTGTATGCTCGTATCTTACATCTCAATTAAAATAAAAAAGACGCCCCAGAGAGGCGTCTTTTTATACGTATTGCGGCGACCCGACTGCACTCCACATAGTGCATTGCCAGTTAGGCTTGTCAGTCGTCTTATGCAATTAGCTCATCGCTTTACTAATATAGCATTATTCTATAAAAGAAACAAGAGTTTTTTGTGCTCTTCCGTTGCATTCCTTTCATTGTTCAATCAAAATATACCTAAAATACATTGATTAGGGTTGTGATCATATGAATATGAAACCATTAAAAGGCCAGCATCATGTCTCTGCCATAACAGCCAATGCTCAGAAGAACTATGAATTTTTCACCAGAATCCTTGGAATGCGGCTTGTTAAGAAGACAGTAAACCAGGATGATACCACGATGTATCATTTATTTTATGCGGATGAAAGGGGTAACCCTGGCACTGACTTAACGTTTTTTGAAATCAAAAATGCTGGCCGCACT
This window of the Cytobacillus pseudoceanisediminis genome carries:
- a CDS encoding TerD family protein, with the protein product MGISLSKGQKIDLTKTNPGLSKVIVGLGWDTNKYDGGLDFDLDASVFLLDANGKCASDKDFIFYNQLEGGDGSVLHTGDNRTGEGDGDDEQVKVNLSAVPASIEKISFVITIHDGEGRGQNFGQVSNAFVRIINEETNEELIRYDLGEDFSIETAIVVGELYRHNGEWKFSAVGSGYQGGLARIATDFGLQVG
- a CDS encoding TerD family protein; amino-acid sequence: MGIQLSKGQRIDLTKTNPGLTRAIIGLGWDTNKYSGGHDFDLDASAFLADETSKCVNDHDFIFYNNLQHPSGAVIHTGDNRTGEGDGDDEQLVVDFTKIPSHVHRIGITVTIHDAELRQQNFGQVSNAFVRLVDESNNQELLRFDLGEDFSIETAVVFCELYRHGNDWKFNAIGSGFSGGLAALCRNYGLQV
- a CDS encoding glycosyl hydrolase family 18 protein; amino-acid sequence: MGIHIVQAGDSLWAISQKYNVPTLDIRTANGLENGPGIIPGLALYIPESGPVIRSYLVKPGDTLWSISQRFQTTINLILSANPEIRPEGLYIGQKLNIPSPSRLVMKTLGFIVPYSPDTFLPAFRETAKNLTYIAISAYSLTREGYAYIELDDSAILAESRRLDVIPLLMIRNLAQGEFNAELIGGVLESPANRRNLILSLMNFVTQKGYGGISLDFEFIPPPRRQDFNSFIRELKNALGPKVLHVNVHAKTEDLPANRIIGAYDYKAIGEGADIVAVMTMDYGYPTGPPNPVAPLWWVEEVIQYSITQIDPKKLQIALPLYGYDWRTADNLTRSFSMQAIQNLALSRGAVIQFDAYAASPWFRYWNGEEEHVVWFEDIRSITEKYKLIDQYNLLGMTYWQLSLRFPQNWAFADKNFTIL
- a CDS encoding AAA domain-containing protein; the encoded protein is MTSTLGFIREWQKAIQAEILHLKKYGSSRYLIINGRQLSKSDAYTYFFDTLSAIKIPTGSSIKIEWGRKRVEGRVLSAEGNNVIVALEEDIGIELSEAYLLHDPWELLDQLFQRLEDIKDSKRKRNRIKKLMNPSMPPKHPADKVKTGAHELILRSKYNPATYVWGPPGTGKTYTLARVAANKYFKGQSVLILAHSNQAIDVLMAEISSFASCKRKIPDGDLLRYGSQVGPALFDHHSLTAEYLLNKQHTNLSEQKAALFEERRLLKQDLSRSFSKRDSDHLIEIEKKLSGVLEKIRQKEIEFVKNASIIGTTLAKAASDPSIYEKNFDLVIIDEASMAYVPQAAFAASLGKRVIICGDFKQLPPIAASRHKLSEKWLREDIFHHSGVSDAVKDGHLHPHLFLLKEQRRMHPDISAFSNKHIYHSLVGDHPDVLAARADIAACTPFPAKASILLNTAGSGEYGMKDGSSNSRINLWDLLLGFQLIHEAYTGGSRSIGYVTPYRAQALLMEQLLGELYEQERSAADIIAATVHRFQGSERDVMIFDSVDAPTHERAGMLLIGKESERLLNVAITRTKGKFIHICDLEFIHNNVFKNKTWRKLADHQLHNGQAIHPDQIGRWIKNQHPRLQWVHARKLEKVFEDISKAKKEIIISLPDGKELGNEWGQALSGRPPQTKLTMLAEHSIPSAAPDEILPNGIPFPCVIIDGHILWLGMPAESHNSARPPYVAARLQSTAVCSYLTSQLK